The Bacteroides sp. region GGTTCATTCCAAAATCAACCAGATTGACTACAACTTGTGCGTGCCCTTGGGGCTGCATGGCTCCGCCCATTACCCCGAAACTTATATACGGCTGCCCGTCTTTAGTAATGAATGCCGGAATAATCGTGTGGAAGGGTCTTTTACCCGGCTCATAGGTATTCACATGTCCGGCTTCAAGGGTAAAGCTTTCACCCCTGTCCTGCAATACAAACCCTAATCCCGTGGGCGTCATCCCACTGCCCATACCCCGGTAATTGCTTTGGATGAGGGAAACCATATTTCCGTCCTTATCGGCAACGGTCAGGTAAATCGTATTTGGTGTGTCCTTTATTCCGGGTTCATATCGTCTGGCTGCCCTGTTTGGGTTTATCAGGGCCCTTCTCTCAGATGCATATTCCTTTGAGATCAGGGTCTCGACGGGCAGGGCGTTAAAGGCTGGGTCTGCATAGAAATGTGCACGATCTTCAAAAGCAAGTTTTTTTGCTTCCACGAAAGTGTGGATATATTCCGGACTACCAAATCCCATGGATGCAATGTCATAGCCTTCAAGAATATTCAAAATCTGCAGGGCTGCAATTCCTTGCCCATTGGGAGGCAGTTCCCAAACATCAAAGCCTCGGTAATTGGTTGAAACCGGTTCCACCCATTCGCTATGATGGCTGGCGAGATCTTCATAACTCAAAAACCCACCGTTTTCCTTTATGTATTGCTCGATAACCCTTGCAATATCCCCTTTATAAAAAGCATCGCGTCCTTGTTGGGCAATAATTTCATAAGTTCGGGCAAGATCAGGATTCCGGAAGATCTCGCCTTTCTCAGGCATCCGCCCATTGGGCATATAGGTCTCTTTAAAGTTTGGGTATTGCCCAAGCCTGAATGCAGAACGCTGCATATAATAAGCAATAAGATCGGTAACAGGGAACCCATTCTTGGCATAATTTATGGCGGGCTGCAATACCGATTGCATACTTATCTTACCAAACTTCCCATGAAGTTCAAACCAGCCGTCTACTGCTCCTGGCACACTGACTGGCAGTGGACCATAAGATGGTATGCGGGTCAATCCGTTTTCAATGAGGTACTCCAGCGTGAGGCTTTTTGGAGAACGCCCACTGGCATTTAGTCCATGTAGCTTCTGGGTTTCTGCATCCCAAACAATGGCAAACAGGTCACCCCCGATTCCAGATCCAGTAGGTTCCATCAGGCCAAGAATTGCATTGGCTGCAATGGCAGCATCCACTGCACTGCCGCCTTGTTTCAGGATGTCTAGTGCAACTTGCGTGGCAAGGGGATGACTGGTTGCTGCCATCCCGTTTTGTGCGATGACTTCAGAACGCGTAGCAAAATCATGCCCCGTTATACGGTCCTGGGAAAACAAGGGGTGAACAACCGTTAATAATACAATGTAAATAAGAATGAATTTTTTCATGGTCATTAGTTTAGGTTATTCTGGACGATTAAATACATATTGAAGGATATTGGTCCCCATTTGAAGGGCCTTTAGCCTCACCTCTTCAGGATCTCCATGCACTATCTGGTCTTCCCAGCCATTGCCAAGGTCTGCTTCATAGGAGAAAAAAACCACCAGGCGGCCCTCATAAAAAATTCCAAATCCCTGTGGAGGCTTGCCATCATGTTCATGAATTTTCGGCAATCCATTTGGGAAACTATATTTCTGGTGATAAATGGGATGGGAAAAGGGAATCTCTATTAACTCCAGTTCGGGAAACACTTTCCTTATCTCTCGTCTGAAATAGGGATGCAGACCATAATTGTCATCTGCATGGAGAAAACCTCCCCCTGTGAGATATTGACGCAGGTTCTCTGCTTCCTGTGGGGAGAATACTACATTTCCGTGCCCGGTCATATAGACGTAAGGGTAATTGAATATCTGCTGGCTGCCTGCTTCTATGGTTGCAATCTTTGTGCTGATTGTCATTCCTGCGTTTTGATTTGCAAAAGTCACCAGGTTGGGCAAAGCAGTGGGGTTGCCATACCAGTCACCCCCGCCTCGATATTTTAGCGTGGCGATCTGGAAATGCTGGGCAACCAAAGGCGATGTCCAGAGAATGAGAAGAAAAAGGAATATTTTTTTCATATAATGAGGCGATCAAAGCAATTGATTGATGGAATTGAACTGGATGCAGACAGCTAGGGCTGCCGTTTCCGTTCGGAGGCGGTAATTACCTAACTTAACCGGCAAAAACTGTGCCCCGAATGCATCTTTAACCTCTGATTCCGAAAAATCGCCTTCCGGTCCAATCAGGACGGTAAGCTTTTGTCCGGCGGTGTAAAGGTCATTTATTGTATTGCGATCTTCGGGGCCACAGTGAGCAATGATTCGGACCCCATCCGCCGGTTGCTTAAAAAACTCCTTCAGGCGTATGCCCGGGTTCAGTAGAGGCAAATAAGCCCTGAGCGATTGCTTCATAGCCGATACCAGTAATTTTTCCAGGCGGTCGGGTTTAATAATGTTGCGTTCGCTGTTCTCGCAAAACACCGGGGTGATCTCATCAATACCGCACTCTGTGGCCTTCTCAAGGAACCATTCAAACCGGTCAATATGCTTCGTAGGGGCTACTGCCATGTGTAAATAAAAGGGGCGGGGAGGCTGTTCTCCGTGTTCCGTAACATTTATTACACAGCCTTTGGCGTTTGCTTCTGCCAGCAATCCCTTGTCCCATTTCCCTTTCCCATCAGTAACCACCACTACCTGCCCTTCCTGCAAGCGGAGTACCTTTACTGCATGGTGCGATTCCTCCGGGC contains the following coding sequences:
- a CDS encoding 16S rRNA (uracil(1498)-N(3))-methyltransferase; the encoded protein is MHVFFSPGLDGDMLVLSPEESHHAVKVLRLQEGQVVVVTDGKGKWDKGLLAEANAKGCVINVTEHGEQPPRPFYLHMAVAPTKHIDRFEWFLEKATECGIDEITPVFCENSERNIIKPDRLEKLLVSAMKQSLRAYLPLLNPGIRLKEFFKQPADGVRIIAHCGPEDRNTINDLYTAGQKLTVLIGPEGDFSESEVKDAFGAQFLPVKLGNYRLRTETAALAVCIQFNSINQLL
- a CDS encoding DUF4159 domain-containing protein: MKKIFLFLLILWTSPLVAQHFQIATLKYRGGGDWYGNPTALPNLVTFANQNAGMTISTKIATIEAGSQQIFNYPYVYMTGHGNVVFSPQEAENLRQYLTGGGFLHADDNYGLHPYFRREIRKVFPELELIEIPFSHPIYHQKYSFPNGLPKIHEHDGKPPQGFGIFYEGRLVVFFSYEADLGNGWEDQIVHGDPEEVRLKALQMGTNILQYVFNRPE
- the ggt gene encoding gamma-glutamyltransferase — encoded protein: MKKFILIYIVLLTVVHPLFSQDRITGHDFATRSEVIAQNGMAATSHPLATQVALDILKQGGSAVDAAIAANAILGLMEPTGSGIGGDLFAIVWDAETQKLHGLNASGRSPKSLTLEYLIENGLTRIPSYGPLPVSVPGAVDGWFELHGKFGKISMQSVLQPAINYAKNGFPVTDLIAYYMQRSAFRLGQYPNFKETYMPNGRMPEKGEIFRNPDLARTYEIIAQQGRDAFYKGDIARVIEQYIKENGGFLSYEDLASHHSEWVEPVSTNYRGFDVWELPPNGQGIAALQILNILEGYDIASMGFGSPEYIHTFVEAKKLAFEDRAHFYADPAFNALPVETLISKEYASERRALINPNRAARRYEPGIKDTPNTIYLTVADKDGNMVSLIQSNYRGMGSGMTPTGLGFVLQDRGESFTLEAGHVNTYEPGKRPFHTIIPAFITKDGQPYISFGVMGGAMQPQGHAQVVVNLVDFGMNLQEAGDAPRIQHIGSSEPTGERMNDGGVVFLESGIPYETIRALMEKGHKIQWDLGGYGGYQAIKWDPVNKVYFGASESRKDGQAAGY